The sequence CAGGAATCTTTGCCCATCCTGAAGCGTGAGGTGGCCGGCGACGCCTCTGAGTCAGCCCTACTGAAGTGTATCGAGCTGTCCTGTGGCTCCGTCAAAGCCATGAGGGACAAGAACAAGAAGGTGGCTGAGATCCCCTTCAACTCCACCAACAAATACCAGGTTTCTACCCTTTGCTTACTTGTCCAACTAACAAATAAAGTATATGAAGATTTTTAGTAAATGccttaaaacatgcaaaacactaCATCATTTTTGAATTGTTCTACTGCTAACTCAAACATGTTCCCTGCAGCTCTCAATTCATGAGAGtgaagatgaaaatgacaaCCGCTACCTGCTGGTGATGAAGGGGGCCCCAGAGAGGATCCTCGACCGCTGCTCCACCATCATGATGCAGGGCAAGGAGCAACCAATGGACGACGAGATGAAAGAGGCCTTCCAGAATGCTTATCTGGAACTGGGAGGACTGGGGGAGAGAGTACTGGGTGAGGATCAGTGGTGCTAATTTAACAGAAGGCCATGATCTGGAATTTGAATTTGAGCCAATCAATGAAGTTTTGGTATCGtcttctttgttcattttttcttctttgtcccTCGTTCCTCCAGGTTTCTGCCACGTGTTCCTGCCGGAGGACAAGTATCCCAAAGGTTTTGCCTTTGACACAGATGACGTCAACTTCCAGACAGACAACCTCTGCTTTGTAGGTCTCATGTCCATGATTGACCCTCCCCGTGCTGCCGTGCCTGACGCCGTGGGCAAATGCCGCTCTGCGGGCATCAAGGTGGGCACCTTTCAAAGCTGGCATTTAAAGGACAGGAAAAGCAGAATGTAGCGCCCACCTGAATGTGAAGGCTGTGGACGGCTGTCACGCACACTTTAAACATtgaacagaaacaagaaacagtGTTTTAGAAAtaggatttttttctcttattctgCTTTGACatcttctctcccctccctttcgctgttcttctcatctcatttctACCTGCTCTTTTCTGCTCTTATGTGTTCCTAAATTTTGACTCCTTCTTTCCGTTCATTTCcaacctcttcttcttcatcatcatcttcctcctcctgtatTTCAGGTTATTATGGTAACTGGTGACCACCCAATCACAGCCAAGGCCATCGCTAAAGGTGTGGGCATCATCTCTGAGGGTAACGAGACAGTGGAAGACATTGCTGCGCGCCTCAACATCCCTGTCAGCCAGGTCAACCCCAGGTGAGACCGAAATTCAGACAAGTTTTCTTGTGGCCTCATCTGCATTACTAGAACGTCCTTTCATACAGAAGTAACTCACTGTAGGCGTTTACTTTGCAGCTCCTTTATGTGGCAGGAgctttcatcatttttgtttttccttatctGCGCTGTGTAGGGATGCCAAGGCCTGTGTGATCCACGGCACAGATCTGAAAGACCTCTCTCAGGATCAGATGGACGATATTCTGAGGAACCACACAGAGATCGTCTTCGCCAGAACCTCCCCACAGCAGAAACTTATCATTGTAGAAGGTTGCCAGAGACAGGTACCTTTagtgtacatacatacacagtacATATACATGTACTCCCGGTTAAATGTAGATATACTAGTACTActgctaataataatattaataacaataataagtgCATGAGTTTTGCGACGGTGGAAATCTGAACCCTAAACCGTATCCTTCTTTTCTGTGTCAGGGAGCCATCGTGGCTGTGACAGGTGATGGTGTGAATGACTCTCCTGCCCTGAAGAAGGCTGACATCGGCGTTGCCATGGGAATCTCTGGCTCAGACGTGTCCAAACAAGCTGCCGACATGATCCTGCTCGACGACAACTTTGCCTCCATCGTCACTGGAGTAGAGGAAGGTGAGGGATAAGCGAAAGAAGGGAAGGTagaagagagcagaaaagaaaagggctgCAAAGGGTTTGAAAGAgtggagaggtggagggtgaatgtgaagaaagaaaggcGAGCTACAATGTTTTTTAGAATCGTGCCTAagaataatagaaaataataacaaaacctgaaattcatttgtgttttgcataCTTGCATGTGGCTCCACCTCTTCAGCTTCCTGCATTCGTTTATTCTCCTCCTTTATCCTTACAGGCCGTCTGATCTTTGACAACCTGAAAAAGTCCATTGCATACACTCTGACCAGCAACATCCCAGAGATCACACCCTTCCTGTTCTTCATCTTGGTCAACATCCCACTGCCTCTGGGCACCATCACCATCCTCTGCATCGACCTGGGAACTGACATGGTGAGAGACACAAGCAAATAACACAACCGGGTAGTGCCTGTAGAGTTACTGCAGTTCTCATGTGTTTATGTCCAGTCAGGCAATAGAAATGCAGAAGCCAACATGTGAAGCCAGTGTTACAATCACAGGTGGCCCCACACGTTCAGCTCTTTCACATGCTTGATCTTTGAACGCTCATGCGTGTGTGCATTGTGAACCAGTAAAGCTCAGCTGTACACAAACATGTGAACTGtagaaattcattcattcagttcagCGTCGTCAGATTCAGTCTGGGAATATTCTGAATGTGACAGAAGGGGATGCTGAGCACAGTTTGTGGGGAATTTAATGAAATACAGCCAGTGATACTAAATGCAATTTCACAATTAATTTCCAACAGTTAAAGGGGATTGTGGAAGGTTGAATTCAGtgaaaatgtacaaacagtAACTGTATATTTaatagaatgaaaacatgtacaTGGTCAAATTCTCTGTCACCAGTCATATCCACTATTTGTCACATTCTTCATCTCCATCCTAAATGATTGTTTAAGCATCACATTACAAAACATTGAATGATGCCTTAAAAGTATGTGCACAAACGAACACTAGGTGGCAGTGTCGGACCAGTCCAGTTTTTCACGTTGGCAAAGTGTAGCATGTTAGATTAACCCAAAGCAAAACACTCCAGAAATAAATGCCTCATCGTATACAAAGCAAGCTGTGGTCACCGCGGTAACAacagtgtttctctgtcaggTCCCAGCCATCTCTCTGGCTtatgaagcagcagagagtgaCATCATGAAGCGCCAGCCCAGGAACCCGCTGAGGGACAAACTGGTCAACGAGAGACTCATCAGCATTGCCTATGGACAGATTGGTAGCTGCCATGTTTATGCTGTTCAGTCTATACAGTCTGGTTctgtttgtaatgttttatgtcCAGGAACTCATAAACCAAACTCACTGCCTTACACTGTTAGCTCACTGCATGTCCCACTGCTTCTTGGTACCAGCATGATTGCAGATTGCAGTTTACCATAATATCATAATACAGAATGATTATTGTGCTTCTACTGGATTTTACAGTGTCAGAAAATCCTAACCAGTGAGTGGCTAAactctgtctctgcaggtaTGATCCAAGCTCTTGGCGGCTTCTTCGCCTATTTTGTCATCATGGCTGAAAATGGTTTTCTGCCCTCTTTGCTTGTCGGGATTCGGCTCAACTGGGACGATCGCTCCACCAACGACCTGGAGGACAGCTACGGGCAGCAATGGGTACGAGCGGCCTGGCACGACTTCAGTGTTCCTCCGCTTCAGTAATATATGGGAAAGCTTTGTTTAAGTAACCCGATTTCTCACTCCTCTCTTGCGTGTTGTGAGGTTACTCAAAGTATTTCAAGCCGcacattctgtttctgtttctccctctttctctgcagaCCTACGAGCAGCGTAAGATTGTGGAGTTTACTTGCCACACAGCCTTCTTTGTCAGTATTGTGGTGGTGCAGTGGGCAGATGTCATCATCTGCAAGACCAGGCGTAACTCTGTGTTCCAGCAGGGCATGAAGTGAGTcgaaaaattaaatgaataatacaACCCAAAATCTGCAAGGAGCTTCAGACTTTTTATTCATTCGACAGGCAAACGACCTATAATGTGGATAATAATGATGAAGCAGTAAGATCTCAACTGCAGAGGTCATTTTCTCTCAGAATGCGTTTACTTCGTTTAATACCTTTAATTTTGGATGAATCTTGCTCTTTATTATCATGTACACAGCAGTTACAGTAAAGCAGCTGTTGGGAATGAAATTCTTTGATCTTTACAATATTGTGTCAAGTAAAGCGTCTGAACACTTCTTCCACCGTCGCTGTACAGTACATCGTTTGTCTGTGAAACCTGAAGAGGAAAACTGGTGGTGCTTCATTGCTTTGGTTGTTGCAGTTCTGctgccactagatgtcactCTGTTCTGCAGGCAGCGTTTACAGTCCAGGAACACAAACCCAGATtctggtgctgctgcagctctcctcAAATTCTGCCTGCAGGATTCAGCTTTGAGGCCGTTTTATGATAGTAACCACAGAGTTCTCTGCTTCTAAAAGAGCTCAGCAGACCCACATGAGCCCACATGTCCCCTCATCATCTCTGACCTACCACCCTTTACTTTGCTTACTTTGTCTGCCacgtctttctgtgtgtgtccttcgATTAACTCTCATCTTCTggcatttattttctgtcaggaACAAGATTTTGATCTTTGGCCTGTTTGAGGAAACAGCTCTGGCTGCCTTCCTGTCCTACTGCCCGGGCATGGACGTGGCACTGCGGATGTACCCACTCAAGTGAGTGACATCGGCATCATCACAGTACCACGATGTGCAGTCAAATCAAAGTACACTTACATTACATGCAGCCCCCTTTGTGCTAAACTTGTTTGTATTGTCCAGTATCACACATGATGTTTCAGTGGGCTACAGAGgcccacagcagcacagatcaCAGCCTTCCTGAGTCCTGAATGAGTCCTGTCTTCTTCATTCCTTTTTgactctgctcttcctcttcgtCATCCGTCTGTTCTCTCTCAGGCCCAGTTGGTGGTTCTGTGCGTTCCCGTACAGTTTCCTCATCTTTGTTTACGATGAGATCCGAAAACTCATCCTGCGCCGAAACCCTGGAGGtgagataacacacacacacacacacgcgcgcgcgcgcgtcacgtgtttcagctgcagtgttttcactcTGTGTATGAACCTGCTGCCTGGTGCAGAAAAGAAGTACACTAAGTTTCCCCACTTTGACATATTTAAAAAGTAGACGAAGCTGCCACTAAACTGCTGCCTACAGATACATTTGTGGACATTTGATATTACACTCTTTTGAATGACAGCGTGGATCTTTAAAGCAGTGTTTCCCAACCCGCGGtgcatattttacattagaaaGATTGTGATcgcaaaaatgtttggatcagttgGCCGCTCCGCTTGTCACCGCACGCCGCACGCACAGAGCGCCGATCGGGTGAAGCCGGATGGCCCGCCGCAGCACAAACGACAGCAGCTCCGCGGCACAGCGGATGGGAATCACTGCTTTAAAGcgtgaaaacaacaaataacagaTTTGATGAAACAAACACTAGCTTCATTCATAATTTAGCAGCAGTCAGTTTAAACAGGTGAATATCATCCAGGACGGTATAGTTTTAAATACTACTCTAATGTGATATCAGTCTCtaaataaacttgttttgatggataacttcctctctcttctctctcttgtttctctcttcttttctcctctgcgTCTCTACAGGCTGGGTGGAAAAAGAGACTTACTATTAAATTATCAAAGCATCCTTTACTTCTCACCCCATCCTCCTCCCCCGAACTCATCcccccttctctgtctccctctcgctTTCCCCTTTCCCTTCAtccatccctcctctcctgtcaaCAAGAAAACTATGTTTatttctcctctccatcctaCCATCCTCATCCcctacagaaacaaaaaatcaaacGCCAAGACGACGAGAGGACCAACGACAGTGGAGGAgagggtgggggagggaggggtggcTTTGTTAGACttccctgtcctctctgtccctctgtctcccttttttCTATCCAAAGTCTCTACAGCACTAGTCTGCCAGTAACACTGTTGTGCCGATGCTTATTACTGCGCTGTTAGCTGCAGCCACTCTTCATATGTGTGCGACTACACTGCCGTGTAGAAGTGAATAAAGGATGTAATTACAAGAATAAAGACAAACCCTGACTGTTCCACTGCGATCAACAACATGGCAGCTCCTGTCTAGACTCCTGACTGGCGATTTGAGCGTGAAAAGCAGATCCAGCTCTTTAATCACTGCCATTTCCTGCCATTCGCCTACTATGGCTtcacttctctccctcttcttccctccttttctctctttctctttctatttaCTCACTGCCAgtctcgtcctcctcttctctctgctcccctgtcaatgacaaaaaaatcaatctcACAATAAAACTTAAACATCCACACTCACTTGCCCTCAACagggtggggaaaaaaaggtttcctcctcagactccttccctccctcccctcctccccctccctcccccctcctcctctccatgtgttattttctgcttgtgttgttgttgttttctaaTAGACAACTgggtcttttttaaaaaacaaaattgttgGTAAAAGttatatgttttcttttttttaagtttggaGTGGGTCTGAGAGCtgcttgttttcattcagaCATGGCAAAGCACAcgtctctccctcttcttcttcttcttcttcttcttctcttctcttctcacacACTCCTTTACCCCCCTCCTCACcctgcctgtctatctgtccctgtttgtctgtctgtttgtgaacACCGTGCAAAAACCCTCCGTCCTCGTAAAACTCCCACCCACCTTCACCGCCTCCTCCTCTTATTCTCCGGCACCCACGCCCACAGCCCCACCCATCCTCACCCCcgttaaaaaaatacaatcttTCTGTGTCCTCGGAAAAAGAGATTTCTCTccaatttcattatttaaatcaGTGGAAATGTGGAATAAGGCACTGCACCTTAAATTGCGAAACAgcagccaaaaaaaagaaaaacagagaaatgaaataaaatgagaaggATCTCTCTTTTTTCAGCTTGGTCTcgagtttgtttttgtgtggagttttgtcagaaaatggaaataaatgctGTGACCAACTCTTATGTATGGCAGTTTTGTCAAGTCATCTGTTTCCTCCCCTTCCGAGTTTCACCGCGTCAGAGGAAACGCTAACACATGAACATTATGAAACGTGACTTAATAGAAAGTTTGTGGCTCAAGTTGCTGGAAGAAGATTCATGGGGCAAAAAGAACCGAGCATCCGTCAGTTCAACACCGGACTTCAGCAGCTCACAAAAGGTATCAGACTCAAGTTTTCAAGAGCATAAGCCTTGTAGTCTGAGTCTGGCCCTCTGGTCCGTTTAGTCGCAGTGAGCACAACATTGACAGAATATCTTGTAAGTTGATATATAAGAAGCAGCTGCTtattcacacatacagcagtCGTGGAtcaacattatcatttattcTGCCAGGTCTGAATttaagtccagtattcactctctgtttttggactccaccaactcctgagggaaatgcCTGATTCTTTAGCTATTAGATGGTCCACTGTGTCCACCAGCTTGTGCCCGCTGCAGAGCAGTAAGAGTGAACTGAAACTGTAAAGTTGGGACCAGAAGCTGAAACTTTGGGTTTTGGGTCTCAGCATCCCACATCTGCTGAAGAAGAACATGCAGGCAAAGTTGTGAGCTACTGTTTCCAAACGTCGAGAATGCACTTTTAATCTCAGAAACTGAAGTGTTGAGTCGTGTAGTCAGTGTGAAGTATTGTAGTGTGAGCCGTGCTGCTTTACTTATTCACACCATCACCAGGGGGTCAGGGCTCACGTGTTGCTTCTGCAGCCTCCGGGGGAAACTATGAACAGGAGAAGCAGGATCATGTTTGGTTTGAGGTTGGGTGAGGCtcataaagacacaaagaggaCGTCTTCATGTTACACGGGCTGCAGCCATCATAAAGCAGCACAGAAACGATGTCTCCGCCCTGCGCTGTACGTCGTCGTGGCTTGGAAAACCGTTCCAATGGCTTACAGGTTTGTGGAGTCCATCACCGCactaaaagaaaattaacttCATACCCTGCACCTTATTTTAATATAAGTGAGTTCACAACAGATTATGTGTCAGATTAAGTTAACTTTAGAGCATAAAAATCATCAAACTGAATCAGAGCGTCACTTTTACTGCTGCACTTGAAGTGATCAGACTTCTCAACCCGTTCCAGTAAAAATAAACCCGCGTTAAGatgaatgtttttactgttggCTGTATGTGCTCGTAAAGAGCAGGAATTAGGCTCAAGATATAAAATAGTGTAATCCATCTTAAATAAGACTCAGCTTTCTTAGt comes from Scatophagus argus isolate fScaArg1 chromosome 17, fScaArg1.pri, whole genome shotgun sequence and encodes:
- the atp1a3a gene encoding sodium/potassium-transporting ATPase subunit alpha-3a; the protein is MGYGRSDSYRVATTQDKDEKESPKKKGGKDLDDLKKEVPITEHKMSVEEVCRKYSTDIVQGLTNAKAAEYLARDGPNALTPPPTTPEWVKFCRQLFGGFSILLWIGAILCFLAYAIQAATEDEPAGDNLYLGIVLSAVVIITGCFSYFQEAKSSKIMESFKNMVPQQALVIREGEKMQINAEQVVAGDLVEVKGGDRIPADLRIISSHGCKVDNSSLTGESEPQTRSPDCTHDNPLETRNIAFFSTNCVEGTARGIVVCTGDRTVMGRIATLTSGLETGKTPIAKEIEHFIHIITGVAVFLGVTFFVLSLILGYSWLEAVIFLIGIIVANVPEGLLATVTVCLTLTAKRMARKNCLVKNLEAVETLGSTSTICSDKTGTLTQNRMTVAHMWFDNQIHEADTTEDQSGSSFDKSSTTWVSLARIAALCNRAVFKAGQESLPILKREVAGDASESALLKCIELSCGSVKAMRDKNKKVAEIPFNSTNKYQLSIHESEDENDNRYLLVMKGAPERILDRCSTIMMQGKEQPMDDEMKEAFQNAYLELGGLGERVLGFCHVFLPEDKYPKGFAFDTDDVNFQTDNLCFVGLMSMIDPPRAAVPDAVGKCRSAGIKVIMVTGDHPITAKAIAKGVGIISEGNETVEDIAARLNIPVSQVNPRDAKACVIHGTDLKDLSQDQMDDILRNHTEIVFARTSPQQKLIIVEGCQRQGAIVAVTGDGVNDSPALKKADIGVAMGISGSDVSKQAADMILLDDNFASIVTGVEEGRLIFDNLKKSIAYTLTSNIPEITPFLFFILVNIPLPLGTITILCIDLGTDMVPAISLAYEAAESDIMKRQPRNPLRDKLVNERLISIAYGQIGMIQALGGFFAYFVIMAENGFLPSLLVGIRLNWDDRSTNDLEDSYGQQWTYEQRKIVEFTCHTAFFVSIVVVQWADVIICKTRRNSVFQQGMKNKILIFGLFEETALAAFLSYCPGMDVALRMYPLKPSWWFCAFPYSFLIFVYDEIRKLILRRNPGGWVEKETYY